AATTCGAAAAACACTTCTCCGAGCATACTGCCAAATGCTACAATGCAGACCTCGAACAGTTCTGCCAGCATCTTTCCGGCATCCAGCCTGCATCGGACTGGTCGAATGCGGAACGAGGAGGTGTCGCCACACAGACTGAGACGAAAATCGAACAGCTTCTTTTGTCTCTGACCACAGATAATGTCAGAGCCTACATGGTTGTTCTGAACGATAAACAATATTCCAAGTCCACAACGGCAAGGAAACTGGCAACGCTGAGAAGCTTTTATAAGTTCCTTGTAAAAAGAGGACATCTTACCAATAATCCAGTTACAGCAGTCAGGACACCGAAGCAGGATAAAAAACTGCCGAAGTTTCTTGAATACGACCAGATTAAAAAGCTTCTTGATACTCCGCCAAGCGATAGCTGGCTGGGAGCAAGGGACCGTGCGATTATGGAAACGCTTTACGGCACCGGCGTCAGGGTAAGCGAACTGGTCGCTTTGAATATTGAAGATGTGGACTTCCTCGGCGAGGTTATTCATGTACGGGGCAAGGGCAAAAAGGAAAGAATAAGCCCGATTGGCTCATCGGCGCTGCAGTCAATACAGCATTATATGGAATTCCGCAACAGACGCGCCCAGAGCAACGGCAATTTCGATTCGAAAGTTCTGTTCGTCAACAAACACGGCAAAAGACTGAGCACAAGAAGCGTTCGCAGAAAAATGGACAAGTATCTGAAGATGGCAGGACTGGACCCTGCAATCAGCCCGCATACCCTGAGGCATAGTTTCGCGACACATATGCTCAATAACGGAGCTGATTTGAGAAGCGTTCAGGAACTCTTAGGCCATCAATCGCTGTCAACAACACAGATTTATACACACCTTACAACCAAGAAACTTAAAGAGGTCTATGACGGCGCTCATCCCCGCGATGAACAAACAGAAAAAAGCGATAACAGCTAAACTAAACAAAAAACCCGCTCGAAAGAGCGGGTTTTTTTATGCGCCTGCAATTTTATTTAACACCATTTACCTTGTCGCCGATAAATTCCGGCACAAGCTGTTTTAAAACAGCAACGATTTGTTTATAATCCTGCGTATCGGCTGTCGCAACAAGACCGCTGATTTTTTCACAAAGCACTTCCCTGCTTACAGGGGCACTCTTCTGCCAAATACTTATTTTGGAATGTCTGGTCGGAACCATATCCTCGCCTTTTACCGACAGTTCCTCGAAAAGCTTTTCACCGGGCCTGGTACCTGTAAAAACAATTTCTATATCTTCGCCGGGCCGAAAACCGCTTAGCGTTATAAGTTCCTTGGCAAGGTCGACAATTTTAACCGGCTCGCCCATATCGAGCACAAATATTTCGCCGCCTTTACCCATCGAAGCGGCCTGAAGTACAAGCTGGGAGGCTTCCGGTATTGTCATAAAATATCTTCTCATTTCCGGATGTGTTACCGTAACAGGCCCGCCGGCAGCAATCTGATTCTTGAATATCGGCACAACAGAACCATTCGAGCCGAGAACATTTCCAAACCTTACAGTCACAAAATGTGTTTTACTTGTTCTGTCGAGGTCCTGAATATACAACTCGGCGACGCGTTTGGACGAACCCATAATGCTTGTCGGGTTTACGGCCTTGTCGGTACTTATCATTACAAAGCTGTCGGCTCCGTATTTATCCGCCGTATCAGCGACTGTTCTTGTTCCGACAACATTATTTTTAATCGCTTCGCCCGGATTAAGTTCCATCAGCGGCACATGTTTATGGGCGGCGGCATGAATAACAACATCAGGTTTAAACCATTCGAAAATCTGTTCGACCCGCTTCTTGTCGGCAATATCGCATATAAGCGATTCCATCGCAACCTGCGGGAAACTTTTGCGAAGTTCTCTTTCTATAAAAAACAACGCGTTTTCAGCCTGCTCGACAAGTAATAAAAGTTTTGGACCGAAATTACAAACCTGTCTGCACATTTCCGAGCCGATTGAGCCGCCGGCGCCGGTAACAAGTATCACCTTGTTCTTAAGAAATTGTTCAACAATGTCAAGCTCAAGCTGAACAGCCTGTCGTCCCAGCAAGTCGTTTATATCCACGTTTCTAATCTGCGAAACCCTGTATTTGCCGCTGGCGATATCCGCAACGGACGGAACAGTTCTGAAACGAACCTTTGCACCTTCGCAAATCTGCACTACCCTCCGCATCTGTTTGGCGGTAGCGCTCGGCATTGCTATTGCGATTTCCTCTATGCCTTTTCCTTTACATATTTCCGGCAGCTCCTCTACCCTGCCGAGAACAGGAACACCATGAATATTAACGCCCTGCTTTGCCGGGTCATCGTCGATAAAACCGACAACATCATACTGTTCGACCGACATGCGATGCAGTTCGCGAAGCAGCGATTCGCCGGCATTTCCAGCGCCTATAATCAGAAATTTTTTCAGCTTGCCGCTTTGTTCCGTACGAAACTCCTCGTGATAGAGCCTTACAGCCATTCGCAGACCGCCGAGAAAGACAATAGTCGCAAACATATCAAGTATGAAAAGAGCCTGGCTGATAGTAGTCAATTCGTTTAATCGTATTCTAATCGTTTCGGCCATCAGAAGACTAAACCACATAACAGCCAGAATCAGCGTACTGACCAAAGAAGCCTTTACAATCGCCAGCAGGTCAGAAATACTTACAAAACGCCACCAGCCCTGATATTGCCCAAAAAGACCAAAAACAATAATCTTGACTACGAGGAAACACAGCAAAAGTTTGGGATATTGCTGAACCAGCCATTCAGCACGGAACTGCATATTATTGACAAGCAGAAACGCCATCATCAGACTTGCAGCAAAAATTGTAATATGAGAAAGTATTATCACCTGTCTGCGAAACCGCATTATCCCAACAGGCAGTACTTTACCGGTACTTTGCTCTTCAGTATCCTGAGGAATTTGAATGTTATGATTTTCTTCGGCCATATTTTTATTCTCGAATTCCGGTTTAATATTACCCTGCTTGTTCGGGGTTTTGAGTTTGGACGGCCTGGTCAGACGGTTCAGGAGTCTCAGTCAGAGATATCTGTTCGGGCTCGATATAAATATCATCAAGGGCGGTATTATCGACTTTGTTCCGCAGTAAAGAAAAAATAACAGTGCCGGCGGAAAAATAAAAACTGACGGCAAAAGCAACCACCAACCCTGCGATAACAAGTACCAGAAGATAAACAACTGCCGCAGCAATTGATTCTGTCAGATTCCTCGATATATTAATCCCACTGCCCAAAAGATTGAAAAATTCCGGCTGGGGCCATATTGAATCAAGTTTATTGAACTGCTCCGCTTTGCTGCTTTGCGTAAAAATACCAAGCTGCAGGAACCATCTGCTGATGCTCAGCAGAACAAAGGCAAAAAATCTTACAAATAAATAACTGATTGCACCGTAAACAGCAGCAAGAAAACTATATAATCCAAGTCTCCATGGCCTTAAATATACGTAATTGAACGACCTGCTTATGGCATCGAATGTGTCGGAGTTCCCGTACGCAATCGCACCAAACATCAGATTACTCCCAGCACAGGCTCCAATAATTGTAAAGGCCATCAGGACACCTGCACAAAGAACTACTATAAAACACAAAGCCAGTATGAGCTCTCCGGCCCATGGTATATTCGTCAGCAGGCCGATGATAGAAACGATTATGAGTCCCAAAGTAGCGACAAGCATTAAAGGCGCCGTCGGAGCGAAAAAAAGCGGAAGAAATTTTTTAAAAGCGAATTTCATACATAAACTTATGCCCGGCTTTTCATCCTTCGAGAAATGCAGCGCCGCTCCTCTGCTGATTGCGCCGCCGGTTATGGAAAATATCGCAAGCGAAATCAAAAGAAGAATAATGCCGTAAATAGTATGATACTTCAACGCCCATACACACGCCAAAACGCAGTTAGCAATCGCGGCGGTTACCTTGTCAAATCTAAGCTGCAAAAGTGAAACCACCGCTTCGTTGAAATTCGCAAGACAGAAACCGGAAAAGACTTTGAAAACGCCGAGACTTTCACGTGCAGTCCTGCCTTTGTACATTTTGATAAAGCCATCAACCCTGTCGGGATTACTGACAAAACAATGCAGTTCTGTCGGCCAGCCTACGGAACCTGTCAATGTCGATGTTCTGATATCACGCGAGGTAAGCCTGCCGGAAACAACCACAGTTTTGCTGAAATCCATCACCCAGCCCGCGACGAAAATTATAACCAAAGCTGAAAAAGCGGTTAGAACCCTGCCCGGCTGAATGGCTATTCTGAACAACTTGAAAATATTTGGAAAAAGAAAATTTCCAAAACATTGACTTATGTCTTTTTGCTCTGTCATTGCCGAACTCTTTCAAAAATCTGGACAGACTTATGATTTTAACGAACGCGGTATATTATCACTCTTTAAGTTCTTATTCCAGCATATTTTCGGAATTGTTATCATTGTCCTTTTCCTGCTCCTGAATCGGTGAAGATATAATATATTCGCTCTGGAACCATCGGCTCAGGTCGACAAGTTTGCATCTTTCCGAGCAGAATGGAAAAAAACCGATATTGTCAGTATGATTCTTCGCCTCTGAGGGTTTGCAAACCTGTTTTTCGCATATTGGACATCGACTTTCCATATAAGGGTATTATAAAACATAAAAAGATTTGCCGCAAGATGGACAAAAAACAAAAGAACCTGAAAATTAATCCCGATATATCGGGGCAAAACGGAGAAACGGCCCCGGGCCGTATTTCAAATTTTCTGATAATCAATCGATTTCAACGTGTTCCGGGATGGGGTCGCCCTGTCTTATGATACCTTTTTCAACCAGCCGGGCATATTCTATACAGTATCTGGCCCATGGTCTGGCCTCAAGCCTGGCCTTTGATATGCCCCTTCCGGTAACCTCGCAGATACCATACGTTTCTTCCTCGATTCGCTGCAGGGCTTCGGTAATCTCCCGTAAAATTTTTCTTTCACTGTCAATCAGATTAAGGGCGAATTCCTGCTCATAATTGTCTGTTCCAATATCAGCCATATGTATAGGCATACTCGAAAGGTCGCCTGACGCGTCAAGACGTGATTTTTTCAGCGCTTCGTCCTCAATGGAATTGACATCGCCGACAATCTCCTGCATCTTTTCGATGAGAAGCTGCTGATAATATTTTACTTCTTCAGCGGTAAGATATTCGCTTGTTTTTGCATAGACAGGAGCGCTCTTCTTTTTAGAGATCTTCTTCTGTGAGCTTTTATCTGAAGGTAATTTTTTTTTCATGTTTTCCTTTTTCTTCACAGCGTCTATACCTGTATAAAAAATCCTGCGAGCAGCCGACGTTCCTGACTTTTAGTCCGAAAACTTATACAAAACCGCACATTTAAAAGAGCAGATAATATATTCAGCGACCCGACTGTTTGCAAGTCATTTAAATTTTAATCATAAATCTTTATTTTGAAGCAACTTACGTTCTCTTGAATTGTTTCTTGAGCTCTGTCAGCGAAAATCTTATAGCTGTAGGTCTGCCATGCGGGCATCGGCTGGCGCGTTCAATAGCTTCTTTATCGGCTAATAACTGGCGTATCTCAACCTGATTTAATTTTTGTCCAGCCTTGACAGCCGCCTTGCAGGCTGCCATTTCGAGCACCTTATGCAGAAGCCTTTCGGCATCGAGCCTGCCCGATGCCGCATCGTCGAGAATATCGAGAAGGTCTATTACAAAATCCACTGGTTTTACCTTGCCCAGCAGAGTGGGAAAAGATTGTACCGCCCATAATCCAGGCCCGAACGGTTCAACGACTATGCCAAGCCGGTCAAGAAGCACTGCGGCACTGTTCAGCGTCTCCTGACGGGCGGGATTCATTTCGAATGTTTCCGGTATAAGAAGTTTTTGCGACTGCAGTTTGGCGGCCTCGTCGCAAGCCAGCCGTCTGCACAGGTCCTCGTACATTATCCGTTCATGAAGCGCGTGCTGGTCGATAATCAAAAAACCATCCTGTGTCGGAGCTATTATATAGCTGTCGTGAATCTGAAGATACTCCATCGAAGCCGAAGCCTGCGAAGAATTTTTATCGTAGAAATCCTCCCGCTGCTGGGCGGCGGCAAAATCGCTTCTCTTTGTGACTTTTGAAAAATCAAACTGCCGCTGAGAAGTCCCCGGAGTTTTGTTCCGGCTGAAAAATCCCGCTATTGCTTCCGTAATGGATTCAGCAGGCTCACCATAAATCTGTTGCGTTTGCTGATTCTGGCCTGATGAGGAAATGTTATCTGTCTTTGGCAATTTCGCCTTTGTGTCAAGGTCTATTGACAACAATTTTTCCCGTATAAGGCCGAGCACCTGCGAATAAATCAGATTTGAGTTGTCGAATCTGACTTCTATTTTCGTGGGATGAACGTTTACATCAAAATCCTGAGGCGGCATCTCGAAAAACAGGAAAACCACAGGACATTTATCCGGCTCAATCATTCCGCGATATGCTTCCCTGACCGCATGTGAAAGAAATTTGTCGCGAATGAATCTGCCGTTGAGAAAAAAGTATTGAAATTTCGTATTCGCCCTGCCGTTTTCAGGTCTGCAAAGCAGCGCGGAAACCTCAAGATTTTTTTCTGTACTGTGAAGCTGGAGCAAAGAGTCGGCAAGTTCGGCAGAAAACAAACTTCCAATCCGTCCCCTTATGCCCAGCCCGCCGGGCAACCTGTAAAGCTCCCTGTCGTTATGAAACAAACTCATTGAAATATTAGTATGAGCAAGAGCGATTCTGGCAAACTGCTCAATAATATGCGTTATTTCAGTATTCGCGGTTCGAAGAAATTTTCTCCTGGCGGGAAGTTTGTAAAACAAATTCCGCACTTCTATGGTTGTGCCGGGATTTGCGCTGCAGGGCCGAATTTCCTCTTTAACGCCGCAATCGATTTCAATCTTATTCGCTTCTTTTGAATCTTGCGTTTTGCTTATAACAGTTACTTTGGCAACTGAAGCAATGCTCGCAAGTGCCTCGCCGCGAAAGCCCATAGTGGAAATATTAAGTAAATCAGCGCTGGTTTTAAGTTTGCTTGTAGCGTGAGCCTCAAATGCGATGGAAAGGTCGGCACTGTCCATTCCGCAGCCGTTATCTATTACGCGGATAAGTTTTTTCCCGCCGTCCTCTATATGAACGGTAATTTCAGTTGCGCCTGCGTCGAGACTGTTTTCGACAAGTTCTTTGACGACGCTGGCGGGTCTTTCTATAACCTCGCCGGCGGCAATCATATTAACCGTATTCTGGTCAAGTACTTTTATCTGGCCCATTATAACACCGGCAACTATATTATTTTAGTGTACGAACAAACTCTTTCCGGTCATTTCCTGCAGTTACGGCAGGAAATGACAAATCACCTGGCTTTGGCAATTTTTAGGGCCTGTTTGGCCAAAACGCGGCAGGCCTTGCCGTTACGGTTTATAATGACATATTGGCCGAGTAATGCTTTTTTTTGTAATTCTTCCCGCACCGCTTTTTGGAGACATCTGCCGGCTTCCATCGCCATTTTACTTGGTCGCTTTGTAGTCATCTGATTGCCTCAAAATTCTCTTATATAAATCTTGAATGAAAATACGTTGGGTTTTACCATCCTGTTCAAAGACAGGAACAGGCTTAGGTCCTGAATTATCATAGCAAAGCGTTTTGTCGCATAGAGGAATATAAATTTTTATTAAATTATTCATTATACGAGGATAGCGGCGGTAAATCGCATCATCAGGTATATTATGGCCGCCATTGGCGACACGCTCACGGACACGGCTTTTTGAAAAAGCGGCATCTGGTATCCATAAGAAAAACAAGACAACCTGCCAGCCGTCCTGTCTGAGTTTTTTCAGCAGGCTAATTTGACTACGGCCTGCCAATGTTGTCTCAAAAGCAAAATCTACTCGCTTATCGATATTTGCATATACCTCACGAAGAAAGAAACGACCGGCCTCATATTGAG
The sequence above is drawn from the Phycisphaerae bacterium genome and encodes:
- a CDS encoding nucleoside-diphosphate sugar epimerase/dehydratase; this encodes MAEENHNIQIPQDTEEQSTGKVLPVGIMRFRRQVIILSHITIFAASLMMAFLLVNNMQFRAEWLVQQYPKLLLCFLVVKIIVFGLFGQYQGWWRFVSISDLLAIVKASLVSTLILAVMWFSLLMAETIRIRLNELTTISQALFILDMFATIVFLGGLRMAVRLYHEEFRTEQSGKLKKFLIIGAGNAGESLLRELHRMSVEQYDVVGFIDDDPAKQGVNIHGVPVLGRVEELPEICKGKGIEEIAIAMPSATAKQMRRVVQICEGAKVRFRTVPSVADIASGKYRVSQIRNVDINDLLGRQAVQLELDIVEQFLKNKVILVTGAGGSIGSEMCRQVCNFGPKLLLLVEQAENALFFIERELRKSFPQVAMESLICDIADKKRVEQIFEWFKPDVVIHAAAHKHVPLMELNPGEAIKNNVVGTRTVADTADKYGADSFVMISTDKAVNPTSIMGSSKRVAELYIQDLDRTSKTHFVTVRFGNVLGSNGSVVPIFKNQIAAGGPVTVTHPEMRRYFMTIPEASQLVLQAASMGKGGEIFVLDMGEPVKIVDLAKELITLSGFRPGEDIEIVFTGTRPGEKLFEELSVKGEDMVPTRHSKISIWQKSAPVSREVLCEKISGLVATADTQDYKQIVAVLKQLVPEFIGDKVNGVK
- the mutL gene encoding DNA mismatch repair endonuclease MutL, with product MGQIKVLDQNTVNMIAAGEVIERPASVVKELVENSLDAGATEITVHIEDGGKKLIRVIDNGCGMDSADLSIAFEAHATSKLKTSADLLNISTMGFRGEALASIASVAKVTVISKTQDSKEANKIEIDCGVKEEIRPCSANPGTTIEVRNLFYKLPARRKFLRTANTEITHIIEQFARIALAHTNISMSLFHNDRELYRLPGGLGIRGRIGSLFSAELADSLLQLHSTEKNLEVSALLCRPENGRANTKFQYFFLNGRFIRDKFLSHAVREAYRGMIEPDKCPVVFLFFEMPPQDFDVNVHPTKIEVRFDNSNLIYSQVLGLIREKLLSIDLDTKAKLPKTDNISSSGQNQQTQQIYGEPAESITEAIAGFFSRNKTPGTSQRQFDFSKVTKRSDFAAAQQREDFYDKNSSQASASMEYLQIHDSYIIAPTQDGFLIIDQHALHERIMYEDLCRRLACDEAAKLQSQKLLIPETFEMNPARQETLNSAAVLLDRLGIVVEPFGPGLWAVQSFPTLLGKVKPVDFVIDLLDILDDAASGRLDAERLLHKVLEMAACKAAVKAGQKLNQVEIRQLLADKEAIERASRCPHGRPTAIRFSLTELKKQFKRT
- the xerC gene encoding tyrosine recombinase XerC, with amino-acid sequence MEIKKMENCAIIHEFLDYLKFEKHFSEHTAKCYNADLEQFCQHLSGIQPASDWSNAERGGVATQTETKIEQLLLSLTTDNVRAYMVVLNDKQYSKSTTARKLATLRSFYKFLVKRGHLTNNPVTAVRTPKQDKKLPKFLEYDQIKKLLDTPPSDSWLGARDRAIMETLYGTGVRVSELVALNIEDVDFLGEVIHVRGKGKKERISPIGSSALQSIQHYMEFRNRRAQSNGNFDSKVLFVNKHGKRLSTRSVRRKMDKYLKMAGLDPAISPHTLRHSFATHMLNNGADLRSVQELLGHQSLSTTQIYTHLTTKKLKEVYDGAHPRDEQTEKSDNS
- a CDS encoding zeta toxin family protein — protein: MGKKKKPTCYIIAGPNGAGKTTFALRYLPQIAGCRNFVNADLIAYGFSPFDSLSAQYEAGRFFLREVYANIDKRVDFAFETTLAGRSQISLLKKLRQDGWQVVLFFLWIPDAAFSKSRVRERVANGGHNIPDDAIYRRYPRIMNNLIKIYIPLCDKTLCYDNSGPKPVPVFEQDGKTQRIFIQDLYKRILRQSDDYKATK
- the yacG gene encoding DNA gyrase inhibitor YacG gives rise to the protein MESRCPICEKQVCKPSEAKNHTDNIGFFPFCSERCKLVDLSRWFQSEYIISSPIQEQEKDNDNNSENMLE
- a CDS encoding TraR/DksA C4-type zinc finger protein; its protein translation is MKKKLPSDKSSQKKISKKKSAPVYAKTSEYLTAEEVKYYQQLLIEKMQEIVGDVNSIEDEALKKSRLDASGDLSSMPIHMADIGTDNYEQEFALNLIDSERKILREITEALQRIEEETYGICEVTGRGISKARLEARPWARYCIEYARLVEKGIIRQGDPIPEHVEID